The window CCTATCACTTTGATCAGAgtcttctctcccaaaactcCCAAAGAGGTTCGTTCATCTTTTTATGTGAATATgcatttttacaaaattatggCAATTAATACAGTTTGATTGTTGTGTTTCTAGGAGAGAAAAGTGGAATGTTGCGACGTGGAATATGATGGTGGAGATGTGGCAACCATGAGGCTTAGAGATTGTAGATAATCAAAGACGTTTCAAACCCCAAATGcataatgtcttttttttttatatatgcttTGTGAAAATAGCATAGGTTTTGCATGGAATCATCGAAACAATTGCGAATTAAGACACATGTAGTTTCGTATAACATTAAGTCAGAAAGCAGATCACgttctttcttctgcttctaACTCATCAATGAGATTTCTGTATCCCTATGAGACGCGCATAATCCACCCATCTGGAATCAACAACAATAAAACAAAGAACATGTGAGTGAGTAAAAATTTGCTAGGACAGGGAGCAAGAACCAAGGCTTGGTGTGCTTACAATAGAGAGCCCAGGAATGTGTTGCCAGTTCTAACAGCGAAACACATAGCACTGAGCGCAAGTTTGTGTTGGTGTAGCATTGGCTCCAGGAAACGTTGTTCTACCACACCAGCTACTACTTGGTACCTGTTTTAATTGCAAAAACATACCTCATCACTCTTATCCAATCTAAAATGCTAAAACTGCAGTATGTTTgttagaaaaaagaaaacacagaCAGTACCTTAGGTTGGCAGAAACCGCCATATAGACACCATATGCAACGCTTGTGGAGACTATTGGAACAGTCTCGACTTCACCTTCAGAAGTCTTGTCCACGGCTCCTTTTGCTTTTATAAATGCGTTTGTAACAGCAGTACCAACCTAACCAATTACACAGATTCGTTAAGTCAAAACAAGTGTAGAGACAAAATGTGATTTAGATGTATGTTTTGACTCACCAGCGATGATGTAGTGCCAACGGCAAACAGCTTAGCCCCATTGCGCTGcacaacacacacacaaacgatatatattaattatccaGAAACTATCAGCccttaaataaaacaaattattacgTGTAACTGAGATCAACAGTGGAgtaaaattgacaaaaaaaaaaaggaacactACACACCGCTATAGCACCTAGCCTTTGCAAGAGAGAGTAAGAGGTTCCGGAGATAGCAATCTGCAGGAAACATGTTGGATGATTAGACGAGAGCAAGCTTTTCGAATCTTATACTGTATGTTCTaagcaatattttttaaatgataccTGGAAGGCATTATCAGGGCAGTTGTGGAAAAACTTGGATATGCCACCAGCAGTAAGTGCGAGAGGTGGTCTAAGAGACACGGTTGGAGCAGGTAGATAAACTAACATGAAATCCGCAATGATAGCCATCAccttaattaaaacaaaggaaaaaaaaaacaaaaatgacactccatttatccaaaaaaaatatctagATCCAATACAATACAGAAGAAGATCGCAATGAACACACAAAAGACAAAACTTATGAGTATCTACTTGCTATATAGTTGAAAGAGCTTTAACTTACAAAGTGACACAGCAGAAAAGGTTGACCCATAAttcatcataatttttttttttttttaaacgaagaTATAAAAGGTTGAAAACAAATGAGACTATTGTACAGTTCAATATTTGGTTCTCACCTCAAAGACAAAGCAAATCTCAACTGTTTTGTCAAAGTCaagcaaaaaataaaactaatggAGTAATGGTGAAAAATGGGAGACCCCATCACAACAAGTCACAACCACAAACTACACAACCTTTCGTCTACCTGAACGGGCCATCTAAAAGAGTATTCATCTCTCCTACCATCTAACAATTTCAGAAATTCCTAATAGTGAAATTTCAAGACCATTCATGAGATCTAACAGAAACACTTAAGACAAAAGATCACCACATAGGCCTGCCTGCAGAAGCTACACCAAAAGAGGCAAGAGAAAGATGAGTTACCACATCGGCAAAGACAACTTCAAGTTCATTGAAGAAGTTCTCTCTACGCCGTTCATACTCAGCCGCAGTctgtaaacacacaaaaaaaatcaaaaatacaaatattagcCAAACTAGCAGATTTTCACAATTTATTCGAATTGGTTAACATTGTCATGAAAGATTACTACcaaattaaaacaaacgctAAGAAACCACTAAAAGTTCCAAACTTTGTTATGGATAAGAAAGCAAAAACCTTAGTGAAGACACCAACACCACACTCCATGGCGAGTTTAGCCAAGAAGAGATCGTCAGCCAACAACCTCTCCCTAAACCCAGCAAACTGCATCAGCCACCTCATCACAGCCGACCTCTGAAGCTCCAAGAACCTCGTGATAACCGAACCAGGAATCCGACCAGACTCAATAGCAGCCGCTAGATCCTTGGGAAGACTCTCCAACTCAGTCCCAGACTCCGCCAATAGCATCATCGCCTCGCTCCTGTTCCTATCCCTATCCTCACCACTACCACCGTCTCCATCGCCgcttccaccaccaccatcccctccgttgttgttgttgttgttgtcagaGCCGCCGTTGTCGATAGAGGCGGAGAAAACAGGGGAAATAGTGAGGCGGCGGTGGAAAGAGATGGACTTTGCGGAGATAACGCCggtgaaggaggaggaggaagggaGTCTAGGAGAGAAAGCGAGGTGGGGACGTGTGAGATTGGATTCAGAGATTGGAACAGTGAAGAAACATGAGGTCATTGCCATTGATGCGActcctccctctctctctctctgttaaaGTCGTCTCCTTTAGTTCAGGGGAGGCGGTAGATAGATTGAGAGCAGTGGAGAGAATCAGCGGAAAGGAAGATTCTTTCTTTTGAGGGTTTTTGTTTGGTGGGGCCTCACTAAAGATTCCAACTAGCGCGTGCTTTTCACGGTGGATTCTCATCTAATTATCTGATCATGTCTAAAGAGAGATACAAAAAAGACAAGAAACTTCAGTTCTGTAATAACAGTGTCGGCTCAACGATTCAACAAATgtaatttatgaaaaaaaaaagaatataaacaaagACCTAGTGACTATTCCCCTGTCTCTCGTCTCCGAATCTCTAATAACTAACATAACTCGTCTCTCTTTGTACATTGTAATATGAGACTCTGACAAGAACAACTAAGCAAACACACAACATCTAAAAGCCAAGAATGATTTGCCAGCTTGTCTCTCTTTCTCATAGATTTGGCAGACTATCATTAGAGTCTGTTTCAACTGGTTCAGGGCCTGGTGAGTTGGTTGCCGAAcccttttctctttctctctcagcTGCTGCTTCAGCCTCAGTTTTCTTGGCAAACCGGCCTCCACTAGCCCTTGCCCTTTTCATTGCATGCTTGTGTCTTGACTCATGAAGATATGGCTGTCACATAAAGACGCCACAAGTTAAACCGAGGTACAAAGGAAACTTTATAGACTTTACATAACAGTTGGACCTTCACTCATTAATGACTACCTTTCTGTTGATAAGTTTTCTTTCTAGCTCGGCCTTGGCGCGTGCTTTTCTCCGCCTTAGAATTCCGTGGTACTGTTTCGCATTCACATAAACAGGCTCTTGTGTCATGTCAAGCGGTAGTGCTGTTCTTTCACCAGGCATTCCAGGATATGGACGAAACCCTTGCTTCAACAAATGTAACAAACAGAGTCATATGATCGAAATCACTCAAGACTCATCAGACCCTGAGAATTAGCAAGATTTGTTTAAGGATCACTAAAGAGGGTTTCAAGAACATATCACTGACTCTAACAAGCATAACTTCTGAAACCAGAATCATCCCAGACAGCAAACAAAAGCACCACAAAGGGTGATTAGTGGCAAGAACACACATAAACACTGCACCATAAGTAACTATTGTAAAGATTGAGAGAGGTTTAGACAAGATACCAATTGCTGATGTCCATATGCTCCCACCATTCCCCCATAATATGGATCCTGATATGGATTTGGGACACAAGCCTGCAAATACAGATTGAGTACATCATACATATTAAACAGCTCAAAAACTGAAACAAGACTAAGAGGAAAGCACATACAATGTAGTGTCCAACAAGCTCTGGTGGTTGTACAAGTTGCTGCTGATCATGCACGTTACCCACAGAAGCAGCAGGATCATTCCCTTCCACTCCATGGTTATCTACTGAAATTAATGAGAGACGCTATTATATAGAGAGCATGAGTAACCATTTAATAAGTTACTGTAATCAACACGCATCCCAAGAGATCAGGCATCAAAACGATACTGCATTAGAAGAATGACTATGTCTACTCACAAAAACCAAGAAGATAAGACAAACCTGAAGGGGACGAAGTAGCAGCTTGTGTATCCTTCCAAGCGCCATCGTCTCCAGACGCTGAGTGAACATCGTTTGATTCTAAAGAGGAGGACTTTGAAAGAACCACAGAAGGTATCTCTTGAGGAACGACACCAAAAGAGTTATTTTTTTTCCACCATGGCTCCTCTGCATACATCATTGGCTGCTCACCAGAATGGTGATTGACTTCCACTTCATTCCCACTTCCCTTGGATTGCATCTCTTCAAAACAACACTAGTTAACAACCAATTCAAAACCGAATCAAAGAAAGTAAATTTCATCAATTTAAAAGAGTAAGCTTTTGTGTTATCAAGCATTGCACAAACAAAAAGGTGAAAACTTCAACAACTCAAAACTAACATAAGCGGACTCTTATTATTAATAATGTTCAAGCAATCGTTTGATGGCACGTGTCTCTGTTTAATTTTCTGAATCTTCATATTCAgagataaaattcaaaaaaatacacaaaGTAAAGAAGACAAAAGCAGCATACCCAGAGGATATTCACGAGGGAGTTTTTTGCAATCGTCTTCGTGTTCCTATGATGATGACTTAAAGACCCCTGAAGTTATGTAATCGATGGAGCTCAGAGtgagacaaaacaaaaagaatcagAATTTGAAAAGAGCCAGAGAAGAATTTGGAGAAGAGAGACGAATACGATTGGGCAgaagaaaccctaatttttggggatttttgtttttcaaaattgttttttctttgtatttttgagtaagtgaagaagaaaaaaaaagaatgtgattttttttttgtctcgtGGCGCCCTATAAAAGATGCCAGCGCGCGCAGATTTGGGACGTTATCATCGTATGTCATTTTCGTAATTTATTTGAGAAATGTGGGTCCAAGTGACACGCAATTGATCGGCTGGGACGTGTGACACGTGGAAAATGTGGGGGCCACAATTTTCATTTTTGGAAAAtacgaaaattattttgttcttttttattcttttcacAAGGCATATGTATGATATTTGTCAAATTAAAGAGGATGAAGTCAAcaaaagaactctctctctctcaactctCTCCACTAAAAGCTTGAAACCCTAACTCCGGTCCGGCGCTCGCCGGTACCGGAGGTCGTCCTTCTCAACCCTTCCTCCTTTTCCTTTTGCTTTTCCTTTCTTCTGTTTGACTTCTCCATGGCCGATATGCATGTTGTTCTGAGTCTGTCGGTGCTGCGTCGAGTTTCAATCGAACAAAGACGGGTTCAATCGGTGTTTTTTGGAAGAACGGCGAGGCTACGGAGCAACAGAGGTGGAAAGGTCGGCTTTTAGGGCTGGATTGAGAACCAGATCTGGGTTTTCCTTTTTCCAGATCTAGGGCTTCTCTTCCTCGGCGGCGGCGCGTGACTCAGTGGGGAGCATCTTCCGCCTCGTGCGACGGTGAGAGGCCGGAGGATCGACGTGACGGCAGCTGAAGATGGTCATGTTTCTCGGTTCTCGGGAACAGCGTGACGCAGAGCCTTGTTTTGTCAGAGTGGTCAGCTGATGAAGCGAGTTCTGTAGCTGGTTCGCGGTGAGGCTCAGCTTCCCAGTGTCGGCGGCGGTTCCTCCACCTTGTCGACAGCGGAGCCCACACCATTGGAAGCTTGAATACTGTACCAGTTTCGATGCTTCCGCCAAGGCCCGACTTTTATTTTCCCCAGCACGGATTGTTTCCGTTGGCTGGCGATGGAGTGAGGCATGGTCGCTGGTGAAGctactccggtcaagaatgcaTCGCTTCGGTGTTGAGGTGTTGGTCCaagtactgaactcatatctcTTGGTGACTGGCACTTGGTTTTATTAGGTTAATCTTGATTAGGAATAGCTAATATCCGGGCTTATGTTTTTCACTGGTGTGGTAGAATGTTAGGGGTTGAAGAGACAGCTCTTTGTCTGTGACAGAGCTTGTTCTCACTGGGTTTAATTACATCAAAGTATAAAATTCGGTAGTCTATGATCCAATCTAGTGATCTTTTGATGGTACTGAATCACTTTGTATGTAAAAGTGGTTGAAATCCTTGTGGTTAAAAATCATGTAATCCCCTAATTGGTAAATGAAAAGTTGatgttgagccaaaaaaaaaaaaaaaaagaggatgaAGTCAATCGTATTGTCTGCAAATATGTATCTAATTCACTGAAACAAATACAAATCAATCATAAACATAGGTCTACGTAGTTGACAGGCCGATATACAGCCATGTTCTAAGGAGTATACGTAGTACATGATCTACATAGCAAATGAGTCTATTGGAATGGGTTTTACTTTTCAAGCCCAAACGAGCATGATTTTTATATCACACATAGTGCCCTGTTACAAATTCTCTTCAAGTTTAACAATTTCAGCTcaaaagttttgttttcttatgttttttttttgtaacctattttcttattttacgtTATATCTTTCGTTTCTCATAGAGAAAAAATAACTACAAATGTATGtgtttatttcatattttattgaGGGATATATAGTTTCCATTGACTAATCATTACACTTGGCACGTCAAGCCCTTGTACGAGACAATTATTCGAAATACAAAAGACTCTCTAACTTTTCAATGTCTATGTATATATCAGTATTTGCATTTATGTGTGGCTATGAATCTCTCGAGTATAATTCcgcaacagaaaaaaaaatgacgTGAACAAAAAATCATGTGCTTTGTTTGAAGTTGAAGTGAAACGAAGGAACCTCAGTGCTCATCAACTGGTCAAGGTCCCAATATTCTTCCACTCTCATACTCTCTGCAGGTACGTTTCCAGCTCCATTAGTTTTCATCTCGGCTACGTGGCTGTTAATATCTGCCTTGTACCAATCACCTTCTTGACACTCCAAAGGTGGAAAGTAGAGTTCCCCTTGTAGCCCTGTGTTTACTCCATATAAACCATCTACATAAGGGGTAAAATCGTCAATACAAGGGTGGCTGATCATGTGTGGTGCTGGGAATGGATTGTTGTTGGTTATTGGTGTGTTGGTGAAAGAGGGGTTGATGAATCCTTGTTCCTGTAAGGACATGAAGCTTCCTATAATGTCTTTAAGCTCCAAAGAAGATGTGGTATTATTAGACAAATCACTTGTGTCCGGTGATGAGGATGAATTGTTGACGAGGTTGGATGTATCGGACATCTTCTTTAGCCTTTTCTTTATTGTTGAGTTCCAAAAGTTCTTGATCTCGTTGTCCGTCCGACCAGGCAACCGTGCTGCAATCTGAGACCACCTATGAAacccaagaagaagaaagagaggacAGTAGTTTAATGGGACGTACGATGCTATGTAAAATTGATACATGCACGGTTTGCATGGGAATTAGAAACAGATCTAAAGTAcatgaaaagtgaaaacaaagcACTACCACTACTAAAAATCACACAATAACTATATATAGTTTTAGAACTTTTACTTTTTCTTCAAACAAAGTGTCGTTGACATAGGTTTTGACAACAATGGAATTTATCTCTATTTAAAATTAACTAATAAGtataaaagataaacattaTAAGTCCAGGAGTCAATTAGTTTATATATGcacaataaaatcaaataaagttTTTGTATGTATAAAATGGTTGAAAATTTAGCAGAAGTATACagtataaaatatacaaaaatttatgTCATGTCCAACgttaaacataaattttaaaatgtatcttTAGAGAAAGTGACAGTAAAATAAAAAACCTTATAAATGTATAAATAGAAAATGAAGGTTGGAAGTAAAACcctaaagaagagaagaagaggtgCTAAAGAGAAGTCCCTTTCATTAAaaaccaagttttttttttataagaagcATTCTTAAGTCTTAGCACCCACGATTAACCAACTTTGACTACTCACATACTGACATAATTACATGTAATGTACTCATTCCTAGTTTGGTTTTTGCGTCTATTTTCTAATGTTACTATTATTATGTCAACTTTCAATTGGGTCAATTTTCTTCACAAACAATCATTCATCCCTTTGAACAACAGTTATTGTGCCAATGAAATTTCAAACCAAACTCTATCTTCATCATGAAGTTCGATTATACATTTCTACGATCTATAGAGATCATGTATCTTATATAGTCATATTCACAGGTGAGCAGTATACACATTGTTTATGTATATAACCGAACTTCACGCTGTATTTAATTGGCTTTCTATGCGATTTTActattccccccccccccccccccccccggcaaaaaaaaagttagacaATCTAAAACAAGATTCACCTGAAAAATAATAGTATGCTTGAAGAATTTTATCCACCATGGTTagcttattaatttatttaattgtcAACAAACCAAAACGACGGTGAAAATATAAACCTGTTGCCGAGAATGGAATGAAAACGAATAATGAGTTCCTCTTCTTGAGGAGAGAAAGCACCACGCTTGAGGTCAGGACGAAGATAGTTGATCCAACGAAGACGGCAGCTCTTGCCACATCGTTGAAGGCCTGCGTTTTTGGCTACATCGCTCCAACATCCTTGCCCACTGCTTATCATATATTGCATCAGCCTTGAGTCTTCCTCTGGAGACCATAAtcccttcttcatcttctttactTGATGAGTGGCTGAACTTCCTACCTCTGGTTTCCTCATTCTTGTTGAGTTAATTGTTCTCTTAATCTTTCTCAAGGCTCAGTTTATTGACGTGAACAAGTGaagtttgtttttataataGAGAGAGGAAATAGAGAAGACTTGATGAAGggagaatgatgatgatgatgaaaggGATGGTTGTATGGTTTGCTTACAATTCTGGGAAGAAAAAACATTACACCaattttcttcttcctccttttcaatatttattccttattttaaacattgatatatatatatatatattatactattatataatatatagtgtGTTGCTTTGTTTTAAAACTTAACGAACCCAGGCtctttttcaaattatttatacattttgagtcGATACAAATATTGTTTGTTGTAAATAAAATACACCAACAACAAATGTATGTTTGTAATTTCACCAAGTGAAGAAACGTTAGTTGATCGGTCATGGACGAAAACGGTTTTGAGAGAGACCCAAAATACAAACATCAAGACGAAAAGAAGAAGTGATCTTcacttgttcttttttttttaatatattaaccaTTTCCATTAGTTTCTTCATTTACAAGGTACATATTACAGACATGTCTAACTCGTTAACCTTacgtgtgtatatataatactatataacattaatatatattcatccATCAGagcataatatattttctattcaaGATGTCTTCATTGTCTTCATTTTCAAGGTAAGCAAATGTTACGTTATTTCAGTAAATTGTTTACGTATATAAGCATATTTTGATTTGTAATAAGTCGACGAGTGTCGTAACCCttttagggcctgactggttcaaacgcagcggttgcggttgcggttgcgggagtttgtggatgcgggcggttgcggtttctagcggttttaagagatttgtacgactggtactgcggttaaaaattgatgtgtttgcgggtgacttatgactggttaactacctaatgtggtaacagtcaaataataaattaacaatatttacatttaatataattataaaaaatatcaaaaatcataaaattatataaatataaaatttatatttagaaagctataattttaatttttgaaaatttattgaaattgtttttattgtaaaattttataatattaattaaaatataatagatatattttaatattttcataatttcaattttaaagtttttattaaatatttttacttttgtatatatattgttttaaaaaaaaagaaattttttttaccctcccgcaaccgcccgcaaccgcaaacgctagctggagccagcttttgaatttataagattcggagcggtttgaagcggtttgaaacggtttagagcgatttgagtgattgttgcaaaccgccgacaaccgctaccaaccgcaaaagctgcgtttgcgggtggtagcgggaaaaccaatcgccccttagtttgttttataataGGCTTAGCCGAACAAAAGTTTTGCTTCGGCTTCACACAACCACCTCTCGCGCACCAACACGTATACTTGAAGAAATCGAATTATTGTTATGGAGAAAATATTATTACCTTTATccatatttttatcttttcgTTGATatgccgacaaaaaaaaaaaatctttttttattgatataaaCGTGGGTCAAAATCGCTCACCTCTCGATTTACACTCATATATACATGAGTTATAGGCCGACAAAAAAATGTACATATGATTTATTAGTATTAATATCTTTTGTCTTCCATACGGAAATAATATACATAACTTTTATACAATCATAAATAAATCATtcacatataaattatataaaagaagTTAGAATACTGAATCTTGAACATGATTTCTAATGGAGAAGGCCAAAGTCTTAGGGAAGATATTCGGTTTTTTCAAATTGCTACTTCTTAAGCGACAGGAATGCAGATTAAACATaattcttattaaaaaaaatagatattatagTAGTATATTAactaaacttcaaatatagcaCTCCTAAAATGAAATGTATAAAATAACTTTATGCAGACGTCTCCTAACACTAACCCTAAACTGAAGCGTTAGTGTGACTCTAAACACAGAAAACACATAAAATAATCgcataaaaataacaatacaGTAGTGTGAGGTTAATCACTGTGTACAA of the Brassica rapa cultivar Chiifu-401-42 chromosome A03, CAAS_Brap_v3.01, whole genome shotgun sequence genome contains:
- the LOC103855982 gene encoding nuclear transcription factor Y subunit A-1 isoform X9: MQSKGSGNEVEVNHHSGEQPMMYAEEPWWKKNNSFGVVPQEIPSVVLSKSSSLESNDVHSASGDDGAWKDTQAATSSPSVEGNDPAASVGNVHDQQQLVQPPELVGHYIACVPNPYQDPYYGGMVGAYGHQQLQGFRPYPGMPGERTALPLDMTQEPVYVNAKQYHGILRRRKARAKAELERKLINRKPYLHESRHKHAMKRARASGGRFAKKTEAEAAAEREREKGSATNSPGPEPVETDSNDSLPNL
- the LOC103855982 gene encoding nuclear transcription factor Y subunit A-1 isoform X10 translates to MQSKGSGNEVEVNHHSGEQPMMYAEEPWWKKNNSFGVVPQEIPSVVLSKSSSLESNDVHSASGDDGAWKDTQAATSSPSEGNDPAASVGNVHDQQQLVQPPELVGHYIQACVPNPYQDPYYGGMVGAYGHQQLQGFRPYPGMPGERTALPLDMTQEPVYVNAKQYHGILRRRKARAKAELERKLINRKPYLHESRHKHAMKRARASGGRFAKKTEAEAAAEREREKGSATNSPGPEPVETDSNDSLPNL